From Streptomyces cyaneogriseus subsp. noncyanogenus, the proteins below share one genomic window:
- a CDS encoding energy-coupling factor ABC transporter permease yields MHVPDGFINAPTSAVTGVVAAGAIAVSLRGARHELGQERTAPLAGLVAAFIFAVQMLNFPVAAGTSGHLLGGALAAILVGPCTGVLCVSVVLLMQGILFADGGLTALGVNITDMAIVTTVVAYAVFRGLVTVLPRSRRSVTAASFVAALLSVPAAALAFTLLYGIGGTTDVPLGKVATAMVGVHVLIGIGEAVITALTVGAVLAVRPDLVYGARGLTRKLKLRVNGELVDAPAVQPVTVPATTRSPRKLWITGLVASLVLAGFVSFYASASPDGLEKVAADQGIDKKAEEHAAADSPLADYSVKDVGDARLSGGLAGVIGVGVTVVAGSTVFWVVRRRRTRDVSPTSTSTGV; encoded by the coding sequence GTGCACGTACCTGACGGATTCATCAACGCCCCGACCTCCGCCGTGACCGGGGTCGTCGCCGCCGGCGCCATCGCCGTCAGCCTGCGCGGCGCGCGCCACGAGCTCGGCCAGGAGCGCACGGCCCCGCTGGCGGGGCTGGTGGCGGCCTTCATCTTCGCGGTGCAGATGCTGAACTTCCCCGTGGCGGCGGGGACCAGCGGCCATCTGCTGGGCGGTGCGCTGGCCGCGATACTCGTGGGCCCCTGTACAGGGGTCCTGTGCGTCTCCGTCGTCCTGCTCATGCAGGGCATCCTCTTCGCCGACGGCGGCCTGACCGCGCTCGGCGTGAACATCACCGACATGGCGATCGTGACGACCGTCGTCGCCTACGCCGTCTTCCGGGGCCTGGTGACGGTCCTGCCCCGCTCCCGCCGGTCGGTGACCGCGGCCTCCTTCGTGGCCGCCCTGCTCTCCGTCCCGGCCGCCGCCCTCGCCTTCACGCTCCTGTACGGGATCGGCGGCACCACCGACGTCCCGCTCGGCAAGGTCGCCACCGCGATGGTCGGCGTGCACGTCCTCATCGGCATCGGCGAGGCCGTGATCACCGCGCTCACCGTGGGCGCCGTCCTCGCCGTCCGCCCCGATCTGGTGTACGGCGCCCGCGGCCTGACGCGGAAGCTGAAGCTGCGGGTGAACGGCGAGCTGGTCGACGCGCCGGCCGTCCAGCCGGTCACCGTCCCGGCCACCACCCGCTCCCCGCGCAAACTGTGGATCACCGGACTGGTCGCCTCGCTCGTGCTGGCCGGGTTCGTCAGCTTCTACGCCTCCGCCAGCCCCGACGGCCTGGAGAAGGTCGCCGCCGACCAGGGCATCGACAAGAAGGCCGAGGAGCACGCGGCCGCCGACTCCCCGCTCGCCGACTACAGCGTCAAGGACGTCGGCGACGCCCGGCTGTCCGGCGGCCTCGCCGGCGTGATCGGCGTCGGCGTCACCGTCGTCGCGGGCAGCACGGTCTTCTGGGTGGTGCGCCGCCGGCGTACCCGCGACGTGTCCCCGACATCCACGAGCACGGGCGTCTGA
- a CDS encoding energy-coupling factor ABC transporter ATP-binding protein, producing the protein MDPVTTTATASLEVSGLAFAYPDGHQALFGVDFSIARGERVALLGPNGAGKTTLVLHLNGILRGGTGTVTVAGLPVADRHLAEIRRRVGIVFQDPDDQLFMPTVREDVAFGPAAAGLRGAELDERVDRALDLVGMRAFKDRPPHHLSFGQRRRVAVATVLATEPEILVLDEPSSNLDPASRRELADILRGLDVTVLMVTHDLPYALELCPRSLILSEGVIAADGPTADLLSDEALMRAHRLELPFGFDPRSVAGARPATPGRP; encoded by the coding sequence ATGGACCCTGTGACGACCACTGCCACCGCTTCCCTGGAGGTCTCGGGCCTCGCCTTCGCCTACCCCGACGGGCACCAGGCCCTCTTCGGCGTCGACTTCTCGATCGCGCGGGGCGAGCGGGTCGCGCTGCTCGGCCCCAACGGCGCCGGCAAGACCACCCTGGTGCTGCACCTCAACGGCATCCTGCGCGGCGGCACCGGCACGGTGACGGTCGCCGGGCTGCCCGTGGCGGACCGGCACCTGGCGGAGATCCGGCGCCGGGTCGGCATCGTCTTCCAGGACCCCGACGACCAGCTCTTCATGCCGACCGTGCGGGAGGACGTGGCGTTCGGCCCGGCGGCGGCCGGGCTGCGGGGCGCGGAGCTGGACGAGCGCGTGGACCGGGCGCTGGACCTGGTCGGCATGCGCGCCTTCAAGGACCGGCCGCCGCACCACCTCTCCTTCGGGCAGCGCCGCCGGGTGGCGGTGGCCACCGTACTGGCGACGGAGCCGGAGATCCTCGTCCTGGACGAGCCGTCCTCCAACCTCGACCCGGCCTCCCGGCGCGAGCTGGCCGACATCCTGCGCGGGCTCGACGTGACCGTCCTGATGGTCACCCACGACCTGCCCTACGCCCTGGAGCTGTGCCCGCGCTCCCTGATCCTCAGCGAGGGCGTGATCGCGGCCGACGGCCCGACCGCCGACCTGCTGTCCGACGAGGCGCTGATGCGCGCCCACCGGCTGGAGCTGCCCTTCGGCTTCGACCCGAGGTCGGTCGCCGGCGCCCGCCCGGCTACTCCGGGCCGTCCCTGA
- a CDS encoding serine hydrolase domain-containing protein, with the protein MVVNGTVAEGFEPVRDAFARNFAALGERGAAVAVYRDGRKVVDLWGGTRDVDGGAPWERGTAQVMRSATKGVAAAVPLLLHQRGELDLDAPVGHHWPEFKARGKEKVLVRQVLNHRAGLPVLDRPLTPQEALDPARGPEAVAAQAPVWEPGTDHGYHALTYGWMVDELVRRVTGRGTGEWIASEIAAPLGLDLWLGLPREEAARAGRVGRVEGPEPAGGLRLRPKRAVTDAYEDPDSLTRRAFAAITPFPDQNDPAYRAAALPATNGIATADGLARFYAALVGEVETGGGAGRVRLFDPETVALARAEESAGADRVLVVNTRFGLGYMLHGSASPFLSPGSFGHPGRGGSLGFADPESGIAFGYVTNGFRKTVTADPRAQALVRAVREALSGGA; encoded by the coding sequence GTGGTCGTGAACGGCACGGTGGCCGAGGGGTTCGAGCCGGTCAGGGACGCGTTCGCGAGGAACTTCGCCGCGCTCGGGGAGCGGGGCGCCGCGGTCGCCGTCTACCGGGACGGGCGCAAGGTCGTCGACCTGTGGGGCGGGACGAGGGACGTCGACGGCGGCGCGCCCTGGGAGCGGGGCACGGCCCAGGTGATGCGCTCGGCGACCAAGGGCGTCGCCGCCGCCGTACCGCTGCTGCTGCACCAGCGCGGGGAGCTGGACCTGGACGCGCCGGTCGGGCACCACTGGCCGGAGTTCAAGGCGCGCGGCAAGGAGAAGGTCCTGGTCCGGCAGGTGCTGAACCACCGGGCCGGGCTGCCGGTGCTCGACCGTCCGCTCACGCCCCAGGAGGCGCTGGACCCGGCGCGCGGCCCGGAGGCGGTGGCCGCCCAGGCGCCGGTGTGGGAGCCGGGCACCGACCACGGCTACCACGCGCTGACGTACGGCTGGATGGTCGACGAGCTGGTGCGGCGGGTGACGGGGCGCGGCACCGGTGAGTGGATCGCCTCGGAGATCGCCGCCCCGCTGGGGCTGGACCTGTGGCTGGGGCTGCCGCGGGAGGAGGCGGCCCGCGCCGGCCGGGTCGGTCGCGTCGAGGGGCCCGAGCCGGCCGGGGGCCTGCGGCTGCGGCCCAAGCGCGCGGTCACCGACGCCTACGAGGACCCGGACTCGCTCACCCGCCGCGCCTTCGCCGCGATCACCCCGTTCCCCGACCAGAACGACCCGGCCTACCGGGCGGCCGCCCTGCCCGCGACCAACGGCATCGCCACCGCCGACGGGCTGGCCCGCTTCTACGCGGCGCTGGTCGGCGAGGTGGAGACCGGCGGCGGTGCCGGCCGGGTCCGGCTGTTCGACCCGGAGACGGTGGCCCTGGCCCGCGCCGAGGAGTCGGCCGGAGCCGACCGCGTCCTGGTGGTGAACACCCGCTTCGGCCTCGGGTACATGCTGCACGGCAGCGCCTCGCCGTTCCTGTCCCCGGGCTCCTTCGGCCACCCCGGCCGCGGGGGCTCCCTCGGCTTCGCCGACCCGGAGTCGGGGATCGCCTTCGGTTACGTGACCAACGGCTTCCGCAAGACGGTGACGGCCGACCCGCGGGCGCAGGCGCTGGTGCGGGCGGTGCGGGAGGCACTGTCCGGGGGCGCCTGA
- a CDS encoding DUF1876 domain-containing protein: MMHTAVGWHVELEFLEDDQHTKAVAMVRLPDGTGVRAHGRASRHESDVNQPRVGEEIAGARALNELAMRLLDKAHGEIDQASGRVSHPIHV; this comes from the coding sequence ATGATGCACACCGCTGTGGGATGGCACGTCGAGCTGGAGTTCCTGGAGGACGACCAGCACACCAAAGCAGTCGCCATGGTGCGCCTGCCCGACGGCACCGGGGTACGGGCACACGGGCGCGCCAGCCGCCACGAGTCCGACGTCAATCAGCCACGGGTCGGCGAGGAGATCGCCGGGGCCCGGGCGCTGAACGAGCTCGCGATGCGGCTGCTGGACAAGGCGCACGGAGAGATCGACCAGGCGTCGGGGCGGGTCTCCCACCCGATCCACGTCTGA
- a CDS encoding YbaK/EbsC family protein, with amino-acid sequence MTTTDSAAHPRFAEALRDLGLDDVNARVRTFPEATRTAAEAAAAIGCELSQICKSLIFAAWGPPGDGPGPEPATGEPVLVLMDGASRVDVERVREALGARKVTRADARAVRETTGYAIGGVPPFGHRTRTRVLADRSLLAHDVVWAAAGTPYSVFPMRPEELVAHAGATLVDVRERAV; translated from the coding sequence ATGACGACCACCGACTCCGCCGCACACCCCCGCTTCGCCGAAGCCCTGCGCGATCTGGGCCTGGACGACGTGAACGCCCGGGTCCGCACCTTCCCGGAGGCCACCCGCACCGCCGCCGAGGCCGCCGCCGCGATCGGGTGCGAGCTCAGCCAGATCTGCAAGTCGCTCATCTTCGCGGCCTGGGGACCGCCCGGGGACGGGCCCGGCCCGGAGCCCGCGACGGGGGAGCCGGTGCTGGTGCTGATGGACGGGGCCTCCCGCGTCGACGTGGAGCGGGTGCGCGAGGCGCTCGGCGCCCGCAAGGTCACGCGGGCCGACGCCAGGGCCGTACGGGAGACCACCGGATACGCCATCGGCGGGGTGCCGCCCTTCGGGCACCGGACGCGCACCCGTGTCCTCGCCGACCGCTCCCTCCTCGCCCACGACGTCGTCTGGGCCGCCGCCGGGACGCCGTACTCCGTCTTCCCGATGCGGCCCGAGGAGCTCGTCGCCCACGCCGGTGCCACCCTCGTGGACGTGCGCGAACGCGCCGTGTGA
- the cbiQ gene encoding cobalt ECF transporter T component CbiQ translates to MGAGHAHRLYRQGHSPVHRLPPHTKLAAVFAFVVVVVSTPREAMWAFGLYAVLLAAVARAARVPAGFLLKRLLIEVPFVAFAVLMPFVAQGERVEVLGLSLSVHGLWGAWNVLAKGTLGVAASVLLAATTELRALLLGLQRLKLPPLLVQIASFMIRYGDVITDEMRRMRIARQSRGFEARGVRHWGVLAKSAGALFIRSYERGERVHLAMVSRGYAGSMPVIDEVTASRAQWSYALALPLAALAVCLLGWTL, encoded by the coding sequence ATGGGCGCCGGCCACGCGCACCGGCTCTACCGGCAGGGGCACTCCCCCGTGCACCGGCTGCCGCCGCACACCAAACTCGCCGCCGTCTTCGCCTTCGTGGTCGTCGTGGTGTCGACGCCCCGGGAGGCGATGTGGGCCTTCGGCCTGTACGCCGTGCTGCTCGCGGCGGTGGCCCGCGCGGCCCGCGTCCCGGCCGGCTTCCTGCTCAAGCGGCTGCTGATCGAGGTGCCGTTCGTCGCCTTCGCGGTGCTGATGCCGTTCGTGGCGCAGGGCGAGCGGGTCGAGGTCCTCGGGCTCTCGCTGAGCGTGCACGGGCTGTGGGGCGCCTGGAACGTGCTGGCCAAGGGCACCCTCGGGGTCGCCGCCTCCGTCCTGCTGGCCGCCACCACCGAACTGCGCGCCCTGCTCCTCGGCCTCCAGCGCCTGAAGCTGCCGCCGCTGCTGGTCCAGATCGCCTCCTTCATGATCCGGTACGGCGACGTGATCACGGACGAGATGCGGCGCATGCGGATCGCCCGCCAGTCGCGCGGCTTCGAGGCGAGGGGCGTGCGGCACTGGGGGGTGCTGGCGAAGTCGGCGGGCGCGCTGTTCATCCGCTCCTACGAGCGGGGCGAGCGGGTGCACCTGGCGATGGTGAGCCGCGGATACGCCGGTTCCATGCCGGTCATCGACGAGGTGACCGCCTCCCGGGCGCAGTGGTCGTACGCACTGGCCCTCCCGTTGGCCGCGCTGGCGGTCTGTCTGCTGGGATGGACCCTGTGA